The proteins below are encoded in one region of Thermosulfurimonas marina:
- the pheA gene encoding prephenate dehydratase, which produces MKELEKLRQEIDQLDRRLLELLHRRFELAKAIGEIKRREGQGPLDLSREREVVRKLLDLNRGAFPEDSLRAVVLEIINACRQAQEPTRVAYLGPEATFSHMAALEFFGHSTEYVPLESVLDVFEEVESERARFGVVPVENSIEGTVSITLDAVSQYRVKVCGEVYVPISHHLLNQTGRKEDIRKVLSHPHALAQCRRWLRKNLPSVAVEEVASTALAARWAAVDPSVAAVASPLAARTYHLQVVAKHIEDYRGNVTRFWVIGKETPSPSGRDKTSLFFSVSDRPGALYAVLRAFAERRINLTKIESRPAKSEPWRYLFFLDCEGHVEDPGLSECLEEVRRHCLHLEWLGSYPRGDL; this is translated from the coding sequence GAAGGAGCTGGAAAAACTTCGCCAGGAAATAGACCAGCTGGATCGCCGGCTGCTCGAGCTCCTTCACCGGCGTTTCGAGTTGGCTAAGGCCATCGGCGAGATCAAGCGCCGGGAAGGACAGGGGCCCCTCGATCTCTCCCGGGAAAGGGAGGTGGTGCGCAAGCTCCTGGACCTCAACCGCGGGGCCTTTCCCGAGGACTCCCTGCGGGCGGTGGTGCTGGAGATCATCAACGCCTGCCGCCAGGCCCAGGAGCCTACCCGGGTGGCCTATCTGGGGCCTGAGGCCACCTTCAGCCACATGGCTGCCCTAGAGTTTTTCGGACACAGTACGGAATATGTCCCCCTAGAGTCGGTTCTCGACGTCTTCGAGGAGGTGGAAAGCGAACGGGCCCGTTTTGGAGTGGTCCCGGTGGAAAACTCCATCGAGGGCACGGTCTCCATCACCCTGGATGCCGTCTCTCAGTACCGGGTCAAGGTCTGCGGGGAGGTCTATGTGCCCATCAGCCACCACCTCCTCAATCAGACCGGCCGCAAGGAGGATATCCGCAAGGTCCTTTCCCATCCTCACGCCCTGGCCCAGTGTCGGCGGTGGCTGCGCAAGAATCTGCCCTCGGTGGCCGTGGAGGAGGTGGCCTCCACGGCGCTGGCCGCCCGCTGGGCGGCGGTGGACCCTTCGGTGGCGGCGGTGGCCAGCCCGCTGGCGGCCCGCACCTATCACCTCCAGGTGGTGGCCAAACACATCGAAGACTACCGGGGCAACGTGACCCGCTTCTGGGTCATCGGTAAGGAGACCCCTTCGCCCAGCGGCAGGGACAAGACCTCGCTTTTTTTCAGCGTCTCGGACCGCCCCGGAGCCCTCTATGCCGTCCTGCGGGCCTTTGCCGAACGCCGCATCAACCTCACCAAGATCGAAAGCCGTCCGGCCAAAAGTGAACCCTGGCGCTATCTCTTTTTTCTGGACTGTGAAGGGCATGTGGAGGATCCCGGCCTTTCCGAATGCCTGGAGGAGGTGCGGCGGCATTGTCTGCATCTGGAATGGCTTGGGTCCTATC